GGGACCCGTCGTTCCACGCCAGCTCGCCCGCGGTCCCATCGGATACGAGCTTAACCTCGGCCACGCCCTCACGCACCCCCGTCACCTCGAGAAGGCTGCCCGGCGGCAGCTCTATCTCGCCAGTGGAGGTCTTGAGGAGGGAAGAGATGCCGGGCTTGAGCTGAACCGCATCGCCGACCTGGGGTGGCTGGAGGTGCGGGGGTGGGGCAGTGCGCTGACACTGAAAAATCTCGCCGAAGACGACCAGCAGAAAAAAGCCGACACCGACGACTCCCAGGATGGACCACAGCAGTATTCTCTGACTCCGACTCGCCATCACCGCACCGGCCTTTTCACTTTACCCGGTTTTTCGATACCTGTATATATTACTCCAGATGACCGTGTAAGGCAAGTTGTAAAGAAAAGGGAACTTAACCTATCCCGACGCATGGGACGCGGAACAAAGCGATGCGGTGTATCGTATAATCGGAACATAAGAGATGCATTCAACACGGTACCGCGGGACTTGCGTCAAGGCCCGCGGGGGAGGCGCATCCATGCGGCACATGCCCTTTTTACCCCTTCTCACTATTTTTCTCGCGCAGCCCGGATGCGCCGGGGAAGAGACCTCGTCGGTCGAGCTCACGGTGAGCGAAACCGATTCCGCGACGGTCGAGTCCAACGACGCGCGCATCACCGATGAACGCGGCAACGCCATCATCGAGGCCACCCGGATCGCCGCCCCTTCCGTCGTCACCATCTCGACCATCACCCGCATCACCGAACGCGTGTACGACCCGGGGAGCGACCCTTTCTTCAACGATCCCTTCTTCGAGGAATTCTTCGGGCGCAGTTTCGGACCCTCCCGGTCCGAGGGGCCCACCTACCGGGAGCGTGAAATCCCCGGCATGGGCTCCGGCTTCATCATCTCACCCGAAGGCTACGTCCTCACCGCGGAGCACGTGGTCCACTCCGCCGACGAGATCGAGATCACCCTCTCCGACGGGCGGAGCTTCCCCGGCGAGGTCGTGGGTCGCGACCCCTACACCGACACCGCCGTGGTCCGCATCACCGGCGGCGAAAACCTGCCGGTCTCCATCCTGGGCGATTCGGATCACCTGGAGGTCGGCCAGTGGGCCATCGCCATCGGCAACCCCTTCGGCTTCATCGTGAAGGACCCCCAACCGACGGTAACCGTGGGCGTGGTCAGCGCCACGAACCGCACAATGCGCTACCAGCTCGCCACGGGCGAGGTGCGGGTCTTCGATGGGCTGATCCAGACCGACGCCGCCATCAACCCGGGCAACTCCGGCGGCGCCCTGGTCAACTCCCTCGGCGAGGTGATCGGCATCAACTCCTCGATTCTGTCCACCTCGGTGGGCAACCAGGGCATCGGCTTCGCCATCCCCATCAACAGCGCCCGGGATGTGGCCCAGGAGATAATCCGCTACGGCGGCGTCCGCCGGTCCTACATCGGCTTCTACCTCCAGGACGTGACCCCCAGCATCGCCCAGGCGATGGGGCTCCGCTCCACCGAAGGCGCCCTCGTCACCCAGGTGGACAAGGGCTCCCCGGCGGCGGAGGCGGGCCTGGAGCCCGGCGACATCGTCATCTCGTACAATTCAGAGCCGATCACCGGGGTGGACGGTTTCAACGAGCAGTTCCAGCGGAGCGTCCCGGGGGACGACTTGGTCCTGGTCGTCCAGCGCGAAGGTAAGCCGTACCGCGTGGCCCTGGTCATCGCCGAACAGGACAAGGAGAGTTGACGTTTTTTTTAAAGAAACCGGGATTCGGCGTGAAAAGGCGGGTGGAGCATCCCGCCTTTTTTTACACCGTTTGGACAGTCTACTTCTCCTTGGCCCTCACCTTCTTATGTGGTAGGATTGGGGTGAGTCATTTAAAAGACCGCCCATGATCCACCGGTACGAAATTTCCGAAATCCGCGCCATCTTCTCCGACGAGGGCCGGTTCAACATCTGGCTGGAAGTCGAGCTGGCGGCGGCGGAGGCCATGGCCGAGCTGGGGCTCGTCCCGGCGGAGGCCGTCCGCGTATGCCGGGAGAGGGCCCGGATAGACCCGAAGCGGATCGAAGAGATAGAGGAAATCACCCGCCACGACGTCATCGCCTTCCTGGAGCACCTCGAGGAAACCGTCGGCCCCGAGGCCCGGCACCTGCATCTGGGGATGACCTCATCCGACGTGCTGGACACCGCCCTCGCCCTCCAGATAAACCGCGCTAACCGGGTGCTCCTGGACGACTTGGAAAACCTTCTCTCGGCCCTACGGGAACAGGCCCTGAAATACAAGGACACCGTCTGCATCGGTCGCAGCCACGGCGTCCACGCCGAGCCGACCACCTTCGGCCTCAAGCTAGCCGTCTCCTACGCCCAGTTCAAGAGGGACCACGAGCGGCTATCCGCGACGGCCGAGGGACTGCGCGTCGGCCAGATATCCGGGGCGGTCGGCACCTACACCTCGCTCTCGCCGGAAATCGAGGAGC
The window above is part of the bacterium genome. Proteins encoded here:
- a CDS encoding trypsin-like peptidase domain-containing protein, which codes for MRHMPFLPLLTIFLAQPGCAGEETSSVELTVSETDSATVESNDARITDERGNAIIEATRIAAPSVVTISTITRITERVYDPGSDPFFNDPFFEEFFGRSFGPSRSEGPTYREREIPGMGSGFIISPEGYVLTAEHVVHSADEIEITLSDGRSFPGEVVGRDPYTDTAVVRITGGENLPVSILGDSDHLEVGQWAIAIGNPFGFIVKDPQPTVTVGVVSATNRTMRYQLATGEVRVFDGLIQTDAAINPGNSGGALVNSLGEVIGINSSILSTSVGNQGIGFAIPINSARDVAQEIIRYGGVRRSYIGFYLQDVTPSIAQAMGLRSTEGALVTQVDKGSPAAEAGLEPGDIVISYNSEPITGVDGFNEQFQRSVPGDDLVLVVQREGKPYRVALVIAEQDKES